A genomic stretch from Thauera sp. GDN1 includes:
- a CDS encoding triphosphoribosyl-dephospho-CoA synthase: MSIDSRPAAGLAAQARAAFLWACALDVAVRKPGNVSLHSAGHDMRARQFLDSAQASAPALFERGAAVGVRIEAAVRATRAVAGCNTNLGILLLCVPLACAVERLDAHQPPSAGQLRAALEAVLQGLDIEDARAAYRAIATAHPGGLGTAPEQDVADEPDVDLRAAMRLAADRDLIARQYANGHAEVFGLGLAAFAGPDGEPSMALAQRVQRVYLAWLATHPDSHIVRKQGAAVARGVAAEAAVWRERLACDPGAGEGADFAAWDEALKARGLNPGTSADLTVCTLFVAALLDPALMAQGVAGIDALLGGSMERSLLTP, encoded by the coding sequence ATGAGCATCGATTCACGGCCCGCTGCCGGGCTCGCGGCGCAGGCGCGCGCCGCCTTCCTGTGGGCGTGCGCGCTCGACGTCGCGGTACGCAAGCCGGGCAACGTCAGCCTTCATTCGGCCGGGCACGACATGCGCGCGCGCCAGTTCCTCGACAGCGCGCAGGCTTCCGCGCCGGCGCTGTTCGAGCGCGGGGCGGCGGTGGGGGTGCGCATCGAGGCCGCGGTACGGGCGACGCGCGCGGTCGCGGGCTGCAACACCAATCTCGGCATCCTGCTGCTGTGTGTGCCGCTTGCCTGCGCGGTCGAGCGCCTGGACGCCCACCAGCCGCCATCCGCCGGCCAGCTGCGGGCGGCACTCGAGGCCGTGCTGCAGGGGCTCGACATCGAGGACGCGCGCGCCGCCTACCGCGCGATCGCGACCGCCCATCCGGGCGGCCTGGGTACGGCGCCGGAGCAGGACGTTGCGGACGAGCCCGACGTCGACCTGCGTGCAGCGATGCGCCTGGCCGCCGACCGCGACCTTATCGCCCGCCAGTACGCCAATGGCCATGCGGAGGTGTTCGGGCTCGGACTCGCCGCCTTCGCCGGCCCGGACGGTGAGCCGTCGATGGCGCTCGCGCAGCGCGTGCAGCGCGTCTACCTGGCCTGGCTGGCGACCCATCCCGACTCGCACATCGTGCGCAAGCAGGGCGCGGCGGTCGCGCGCGGAGTGGCGGCCGAGGCTGCGGTCTGGCGCGAGCGTCTGGCGTGCGACCCGGGCGCCGGCGAGGGTGCCGACTTCGCCGCCTGGGACGAAGCGCTGAAGGCGCGCGGGCTCAACCCGGGAACCAGCGCCGACCTCACGGTGTGCACGCTGTTCGTCGCTGCGCTGCTCGATCCGGCGCTGATGGCGCAGGGCGTGGCGGGAATCGATGCGCTGCTCGGCGGGTCAATGGAACGAAGCTTGCTAACCCCGTAG
- a CDS encoding ATP-grasp domain-containing protein: protein MTSAPILHPGASHEPGTSEFQPGTSARASSPLRLAFAATSARSLVDCARASGIIPIALDVFGDLDTCRLAAACVPIGGSALALDRDALLGALADLRARGDVAGWVAGSGFEAQLGLLAEGAQRLPLIGNRPETVRRVRSPAEFSALLDAQAIAQPDFSIDPPADARGWLVKDAHACGGWHVRAAEEVEACVPGEGRYFQRRVAGEPWSCLFLAAADDARLIGFSRQIVRPLGRRPYVYRGGVGPVALPAAAREDLIAAALKLTRALGLLGLNGIDFVLDAAGRPWVLELNPRPTAAIQLFADACEGGLMRAHVEACAGRLPLSAQLSSPVVVRGFETVFARRAGWIGEADAAWLAGQTWCCDVPQPGTRHAWGDPLCTVRARGDSVEAVLRRLGERRRSVSLRLQPPMEDRSR, encoded by the coding sequence ATGACGTCCGCACCGATCCTGCATCCAGGCGCCTCGCATGAACCTGGCACGTCCGAGTTTCAACCGGGCACGTCCGCCCGGGCTTCCTCACCCCTGCGCCTGGCGTTCGCCGCGACCTCCGCGCGCAGCCTCGTCGATTGCGCGCGTGCGAGCGGCATCATCCCGATCGCCCTCGACGTCTTCGGCGACCTCGACACCTGCCGGCTCGCCGCGGCGTGCGTGCCCATCGGCGGCAGCGCGCTGGCGCTGGATCGCGACGCCTTGCTCGGTGCACTCGCCGACCTGCGCGCGCGCGGCGACGTCGCCGGCTGGGTGGCGGGGAGCGGATTCGAGGCGCAGCTCGGGCTGCTGGCGGAGGGCGCGCAGCGGCTGCCCTTGATCGGCAACCGGCCGGAGACGGTGCGTCGTGTGCGTAGCCCGGCCGAGTTCTCCGCGCTGCTCGATGCGCAGGCCATTGCCCAGCCGGATTTCAGCATCGATCCGCCGGCCGATGCACGCGGCTGGCTGGTGAAGGACGCGCATGCCTGCGGCGGCTGGCACGTGCGTGCGGCCGAGGAGGTGGAGGCGTGCGTGCCGGGCGAGGGCAGGTATTTCCAGCGCCGGGTGGCGGGAGAGCCCTGGTCCTGCCTCTTCCTCGCCGCCGCGGACGATGCGCGCCTCATCGGCTTCTCGCGCCAGATCGTGCGCCCGCTCGGGCGACGTCCCTATGTTTACCGGGGGGGCGTGGGGCCGGTGGCCCTGCCGGCGGCGGCGCGGGAGGATCTGATCGCCGCGGCGCTGAAGCTGACCCGTGCGCTCGGCCTGCTCGGGCTCAACGGCATCGACTTCGTGCTCGACGCCGCAGGCCGGCCCTGGGTGCTGGAGCTGAATCCGCGCCCGACCGCGGCGATCCAGCTCTTCGCCGACGCCTGCGAAGGCGGACTGATGCGGGCTCATGTCGAGGCTTGTGCCGGCCGGCTGCCCCTGTCTGCCCAACTCTCGTCCCCGGTGGTGGTGCGCGGCTTCGAGACCGTGTTCGCGCGTCGGGCCGGGTGGATCGGCGAGGCGGATGCAGCCTGGCTCGCGGGGCAGACGTGGTGCTGCGACGTCCCACAGCCTGGCACGCGCCATGCGTGGGGCGATCCGCTGTGCACCGTGCGCGCGCGGGGCGATTCGGTCGAAGCCGTGCTGCGGCGCCTGGGCGAACGCCGGCGCAGCGTGTCGCTGCGCCTGCAGCCGCCAATGGAGGACAGATCCCGATGA